From the Leptospirales bacterium genome, one window contains:
- a CDS encoding UDP-galactose-lipid carrier transferase encodes MNGRLDALDLSLALSPDSYENQLRDLRAELQKLVARLIRKKRYAILVFEGKDAAGKGGVIRRLTAGLAPEHYSVITTAAPEPHERARHYLWRFCARLPESGRLVIFDRSWYGRVLVERVEGFAKEEEWRRAYREINDLERSWANAGMRVGKFWLEIGQDEQMRRFQSRAESPLKSWKITDEDWRNRDKWPQYKEAIEEMLARTDAPHARWNLIEANDKRFARIKTLRTVAALLGET; translated from the coding sequence ATGAACGGCCGGCTGGATGCGCTGGATCTGAGCCTTGCGCTTTCGCCAGACTCCTACGAGAATCAGCTGCGTGATTTGCGCGCGGAGCTGCAGAAGCTTGTGGCGCGTTTGATTCGTAAGAAGCGCTACGCGATTCTTGTGTTCGAGGGCAAAGATGCGGCCGGCAAGGGCGGCGTCATTCGCCGCCTGACTGCCGGACTGGCGCCGGAACACTATTCGGTGATCACTACGGCGGCGCCTGAACCGCATGAGCGCGCGCGCCACTATCTCTGGCGATTCTGTGCGCGACTTCCGGAAAGCGGCCGCCTGGTTATCTTTGATCGCAGCTGGTACGGGCGCGTGCTGGTGGAGCGCGTCGAGGGATTTGCAAAGGAAGAGGAATGGCGACGGGCCTATCGCGAGATCAACGATCTGGAGCGCTCCTGGGCCAACGCCGGGATGCGCGTTGGAAAGTTCTGGCTGGAAATCGGACAGGACGAGCAGATGCGTCGCTTTCAGTCGCGCGCCGAAAGCCCCTTGAAGAGCTGGAAGATCACCGACGAGGACTGGCGTAACCGCGACAAGTGGCCGCAGTACAAAGAGGCGATCGAAGAGATGCTGGCGCGCACCGATGCACCCCACGCCCGCTGGAATCTGATTGAAGCAAACGATAAGCGTTTTGCCAGGATCAAGACGCTGCGCACCGTCGCCGCGCTGCTGGGCGAGACTTGA
- a CDS encoding response regulator has translation MAASLPPLVAAVDDDPEFLDSLCRALEALGFRSLPLSRPGAAFARIRQSGALAVLLDLDMPGRSGFDILQRLRRSARCATLPALLLTGRPSSAALQEGFALGLDDFLRKSDSLEEIAARLRRAVQRREQEFKLRGPLGVGVAELPADSALCLVLDVQILPLLERSDRAECSAAAARAIRSCIERLQEELGELRPAPARQQDDCVWLNSMCVLNLQLKRRLERRLQAANRLLYRICGARWALATDETGLLQRLPLPPLRLAADPLSHRRCEERLADTDSAAARYLLTDEG, from the coding sequence ATGGCAGCGTCTCTTCCGCCGCTGGTGGCGGCGGTAGATGATGATCCAGAATTTTTGGATTCGCTATGCAGAGCGCTGGAAGCGCTTGGTTTTCGCAGCCTGCCGCTTAGCCGACCGGGCGCTGCCTTTGCCCGGATCCGCCAATCCGGCGCCCTCGCGGTGTTGCTGGACCTTGACATGCCAGGCCGCAGCGGCTTCGATATCTTGCAGCGTCTGCGGCGTTCGGCTCGATGCGCCACATTGCCCGCGTTGCTCTTAACCGGTCGTCCCTCGAGCGCAGCGCTGCAGGAGGGTTTCGCCCTGGGACTCGATGACTTTCTGCGCAAGAGCGATTCACTGGAGGAAATTGCGGCCCGCTTACGTCGTGCGGTGCAGCGGCGGGAGCAGGAGTTCAAGCTGCGCGGCCCGCTGGGCGTTGGCGTCGCGGAACTTCCTGCAGATTCCGCCCTCTGCCTTGTCCTCGATGTACAGATTCTGCCGCTGCTGGAGCGCAGCGATCGAGCGGAGTGCAGCGCGGCGGCCGCCCGGGCAATCCGCTCCTGCATCGAGCGACTGCAGGAGGAATTGGGCGAATTGCGACCGGCGCCGGCAAGGCAGCAGGATGATTGCGTCTGGCTGAATTCAATGTGCGTCCTGAATCTGCAGCTCAAGCGTCGCCTGGAACGACGCCTGCAGGCGGCAAATCGCCTGCTGTACAGGATTTGCGGTGCGCGATGGGCGCTGGCGACCGATGAGACGGGCCTGCTGCAACGCCTGCCCCTGCCGCCGCTGCGTCTGGCAGCTGATCCTCTTTCGCATCGTCGCTGTGAGGAGCGACTGGCCGATACAGATTCCGCCGCCGCTCGCTACTTGCTGACCGACGAGGGCTGA